Below is a window of Humulus lupulus chromosome 2, drHumLupu1.1, whole genome shotgun sequence DNA.
ttatatataaaatatatcatGATAAGATTTGTGTTTATGATAACACTTTAAAGAAGGTATTGTGATTAATTATAATGAAGAATTATCAATAAATAATGCGTATTATAAATATACCatagaaaatatatattaaaaaaaatcatgaatgTAGTTCTTTTTATTTGTTTCGTGACGACGGGAACCAACTTCATTTATAGTCTTCTAAGTGGGGACAGACTATGAAAGATGCTATTCATCTGCATTGTATGTATGGTATAGCATTATTATGACCCAAAAAAACACATAGAAAGAAGCTCGCGTGATAAAGATAGCGGGTGATATATATAcaagcaaataattaattaaaaattatttatatagttATTTGTAATAAAATTTACTCACAAGAGAACATTATTAATATTATTCTTagttttattgaaaaataaataaaaactagtaGTCACAACTaatattcataatttattttaaatatgatCAAGAACCCTAGCTAGGGTACAAGTgttataactaaaaaaataactttttatGTAAAATTTTAGTCTAAAATAATAATTGTCACCAGAAATTCGTACTACGTGCTACTACAATTTTCTAGTGTACATATTGACTCTGAACAAAGAACCCCCTTGTCTGGAGTAACAAATTATTGGAGAAATGAAACACTGCTTAACCTTTAGCGCCTAATAATTAAGGTATTGACTCTGTAACTATCATATAATGACAGAATAAGTAAAGATATGTATCggaatatacaaatatatatatatatttatatttatataatgctTGCTTCGATAGAAACGGGTTGTAATGATTGTCATCATTATTTTCCTTTAGGTCCACCATATTAAGCATGAATAGAGAGCACCAGCCGTGCAGTGTGaatgtatttttcttttctttcggGACAAAACAttgaaaaagatatatatatatatatatatatatataatcagatTCCTTATTATCTAGCAGAGTTTCATACCCATCTATAATGATCTTAGTTTGTCAATGAACTAATTATATATAGTACTGTAACACAATGGCCAAAACGTGTGAATGTCTACAAGAGTTAGATATATATAGTGTTACATATATTTACAAGTATATATATAACTTAATATAATAGAATGTGAACTATagaatatatattttatagattTGTGCCTATATAcacatatatgtgtatatatatatgataattaggTTTGAATATAGTGCCAAAATTTTGTCCAACATTGATATGGCCGTGGCAGTGTAGTTAACTAACAAGTATTTATGCTTCTCCAATAAAAACATGACATTTAACTCGTGAACaagaaatatacatatatatatatatattcactacATAAAAAGTCATTGTTGAAGCTGTACTGGGATGACTTTTCGTCGTAAAAAAGTCATCGTTGTAGATATGTATGTGTAGGGTCCTACAGCGATGAAAATATACCGTTGTCGTAGTAGAGTTTTACTACAGCAATGACATGTCGTCACAATAGAACATTTTGACCAAAAAAAAGAGATTTTTTATTGTGACCGACATGTTGTTAGGCCGGTGCAAAAtttgaaatttgatttttaaaaacttctACTATGACCACTTGTCATCACAATAGGTCCTTGAACCCCACACTCTACGACAATGACATGTCCTCCCAGAACAGAGGTGCAGTTCACAAACCTACTACAACGACATGTGGTCGTAGTAGGGTCACGAAATCTCAATATTTCGTGTTCTGCATGTACTccaatgtaaaaaaaattattttaatattaattaattctaattataaataaaaataatttatttaatgaaaatataatttaatattaataaaaattatattaatatgaaatcaaaatcaaaataattTAGTTAAACTTAGTACAAAAGTAAGTAGTCTTCAAAAtgtaaaaaacaacacaaaatattaacaAGTTTAAAATCATAACACAaccaaactaaatgtcatctaaaCCAATCTCAAAGTCGTCATCATCGTCGGGCTGCTGTGATAGTTGTTGTGGTGTCTGCTGGGGGGCTTGTTGTGGTGCTTGTTATGGTGGAATTTGGCCTGAGCCTGGAAAGTTCGCCATCATGGACTgaatcatattcatgtccaagttcgCAGGTTAAAATTGCGGGATTGGAGTATTCATGTTGGAagcttgcataaattgttgcatttggaGAAAATTGATGTTCTAGGTCATGATGGTTTGACTAAAGTGGTGAACCATTGACCGGAAAGTCCCAACTGGTACCATTGGAGGGCCGACTGTGGACGTAAATGATGATGCCTCTGACTGCGAAGAGGTTCTGGTGGCGCCGATGGCAAAGgaactagtgcccttcaacttgcatCCAATACCTCAATTGTGGCCACAACGTTGAACAAGTACCTTCAAGACGAGTTGTGTCTCATCGATAGAGACATTTCCTGCTGAAGATTCAAATTAGGATTGGGATTGCATTTGCATATaaacttcttgctgcaaggcatccaTAGTTTAGAAACAATACAATTAAgacataatataattaattaataagcatatataaaaaatttagaaagttacttacatatgcatccttagcattcgtgttcactcATCCACGTGTTGGATGATTGTGGATGTCATGGAATGTATCAATAATGCTGGGTAGTTCCTTGGTTTGAGGATTAAATACTTAAATTATTATTAAGACCACTGAAAATACTTCAAACTGTctacatatttttatttaccttcttaaatcgagcataAGCATAAGAGGTCGTTCCATGGAGATTTGAATACTTCTGTTTTTTtctgttggcagcatttgcctttgagTGTGCCATGTACTGTGGAGAGTTGAAAATGTCAACACACTTCTGCCAACTGTCATTGTCCATGTCTTTCAGTGGATTCTTTCTGGTTGTATTGATATCTTCATATTTTCCATATTCATTGAAATGTTTTTTCTATCGACATTTTCTATCAttgtagcgatcctgaaactTTCACTCAATGTCGGTCAATAACAATCGCCACTCGGGGAGATCTCTGGGGAGAATGAAATATTccttcaaaataaaataaatacttattagaattttgaatttataaaacacattacatgtgaatatctttataaatttacCTCAATTTTTCCCGTTATAAAAAACGTGTCTGATTCCggaacactctgccacgagtcataatataacggcacatggtgaccaataaggttaccaataagcCTTGTGAACAATGTCCCACGATCACCAATTgatttgtaggttccctccttcagatcgAAATCTAGTTTCAACGGGCCTTTATTGTCTAGCACAAGTTGCTCCATATTTTTGGATCGAGATGGAACTCTCTTTCTTGGGGCAAGTGCTGCATATTTTAAGTCAACaataaaattagattaaataaaataataaaaatttgtcatttattgataaaacatagactaattatattatattacctgtctcacaaGAAGTAAGTACCCGCGAATAATCTAGAGGATGATCACCtgctccatcaccgccatgagaacgagcaacagtagcatacatatatttatagtttatataattattacattAAAATCAGTAATAAAATCCACATTAAATTCTAATATTGATTGGAAACTATTGAAATGAAAACATCTACATTAAATTGTCTATCGTGCATTGGAAACTATCATCCACATTAAAGTTACAATAAAAATATTTAGAAgcaaatattattcctcatcatcGTTGCTTTCTACATCATCATCTATACTTTCTGCATCATCTTCACTAATGTCGCCATCTTCAttgtcattgatgaaatcatcatccacatccagAACAGATCAAGACGTTTCGCCAATTATAACCTTCAACTCccctaattccacagtgagtacaaaatttgatgaagtactaTCATGCACCACATCAACATTGTTgtcatcatcgatacttggataATCACAGATCTTTCAATGATTAACTTCTTCTACTACcctccaatttttgtttcttgaaggatcttccaagtagaaaacctGTTTTGCTTTAGTGGCGAGAATAAATTTttcgttcttgtaccattcaaAACTAATCATAATACTAGTCATGTTATTCTTAGTCACATTTTGACCATTGCTTACATCGAGGTTGAACCATTTACACCGAAACAATACTACCTAGTAACCATAAGAatagcataactctacaatctcgtCAAGctggccatagaaagtgaaaccatcggttCCTGGCACCAAAACTCCACTTTTTTGAGTGGTACGTCCTTGGTCACAACTATGCACCAAAAACTTCACATTGTTAACAATGCAAGcagtgtaggagtatgcattctgattCAACCCatttgctaaagcaaataattcgTCGGTACACTCAGTTGACTCTACTTGCCGCAGATGACACATCTGTATAGTTGAACACAAAAAAAATGAAtacacaatgagatgagtattaatcggTTAGAATTTCATAAGATGTCTAGTTCGATCATTTATCTTCATTTTAAACCAGCTAAGGAAATCTTTTTGAAGAATTATGATTGGATTTTCTCGAAGGTATTCACTATAAAGCATAAGAATGAAGGTACGATAATAGTTGgatatgaatttattttaatgaattcatacatgtgttgagctacttactcaATATATAGTTGGATTTCAGGtcaattgttgagtacaaaccactcaGCTTCTTTTCAAGGAAGATAGTCAAGgaatatgattttctttttgctacttggacgacattgtgattcaaaaacaAACAACTACCTCTTAGGAATTACAATTTTTCTCATTTCTTTATggacgattaaatttagtctctacgccctgaagatattgcgaacaaaaagtcaaagTTCATCAGCAACATAACCCTCTGATATAGAACCTTCAGGCCGcgccttattcctgacataatttttcaaatTCTTCATAtatctttcaaatggatacatccacaTTATGTAAAATGGTCCTCCAAGGATAGCTTCATGAAGAATTAAATAAATCATTGtgtcaaaaaaggctggaggaaaaattaaccccaacttgcacaaaattcgTATCACTTGATCTTCAACGTTGTCCATGTCCTTAAGAACTAATGTATGTGCgcaaattttcttaaaaaaattgcaaagctcaatgattgtcttcaAAATAtacttatccaagtagcctcgaactcTTACTTGCAACAaacgttgcataagaatgtgaccaTCATGGAATTTCAACCCAGTAATGTTGCCATCATTtcattgtcagttactttcttagagaaatttgaactgaagccatcaggaagtctaactcctttttATGAACTAACAAAAAAAATGTCTATCATCTGGcgtgaaagagtacataggatgtggtttgatcaacttggtaccgtcttccttgaggtgcaacttTTCTCGGATATCTCAGTCCTTCAAGTCTACTCGTGCGTTGAttgtgtctttagatttctcattcataagaaaagtatcGAGTAAATTTTCGCAAATATTTTTCTCCGCATGCATAACATTTAAAttgtgcttcagttcaagttcAGACTAGTAATCAAGTTAAAAAAAATACTCTTTTTACTCCAATTTAGCTCTTTTGGATATCATTTTCTTTGCACACCTCCGAAATTGGCATGTTTACCCATCAAATGAATTGGGACAGTGGTGGACCCAGGATTTGGTTAAAGGGGGGTGGGGGGCACAATTTTTTGTAtcaaaacaaataatataatgtgctaaaaaattaattaaatttttggagATTACTTTCTATGAGTAACGACTATCAAGAAATCTCAAGCAATACTTAAAAATAGTACACATTGTCATGAAatttttgttagggttttatgccctaattaaaacccaatttctttgtaatctcatttattttcaataaaataatataaattatttttttgacttggtcacttttctcacatgttttattttcatgattatttgtttaatataaacttctattaaatctcaagcatatagctaatcgtatttatagtgacgtaatcacagtggaatataaatatgattatatgttcaaaataagttagtcctaagattagtcagtgcacatgatttacactgatttgccaatttacgatatgatctacttacacattgtagtgctatgttctttccagaacattagcaaagtagataagattagatgtatttgttacatcggatattggaccaatattgacagttgataggataagtaaacataccattattatctattctagtcatatcatatagttgatcataagtcaattcaatctcaattctgagtagttagtattctaactgattgtattatttgagttctttgacttgttcgttaccagcttaccctacggactagcccatacttacatcttgggaactcggaaatataattgagtgggggtgttaatcatagatatgaacatctatagcttctgatgaacaagtgaaatgatggtttacttttagtttggttcaaggtgttaaatgatagtgttgacggtgaaatctcgtcaacgaaattagatcggaaaactcaaagataagtgTGGCGATGTTTTTATAAGatcttagaatgaacttatggaaggataaacatagaTCAATAATGGAGTAAAAATGTGTATTGCTTAATAgtctctgcatacaatgaattttccaaccccccattCTAAGGGGTAAAGCCCTATTTATAGCTAGGCTCttatggccccttatacatgatGGTTCCTTTGGACAAAATAGTACAGGAGTACACTATCAGGGTCatggcacaggtggtagtggtgttggaagagtggtggtcggctccagtacgTGTCAGAGGTCTGCAAAAGTGCTCATGTCTTGAtgccatattatgcctccactacttgtcgggtacaaaccacataagcgtgctgagggagtccgtaacatgtaccattcttgtatgGCCATTATTTGTCTGGCATGGAAATCACGTCCGTACCCTAACTCATGGACCTTGTGAGATGGTTCCATGAGAAAGAGGTGAGAAGGGCCCCTTGACCCCACGTGTGTACTCTGGGCATAAGACGCATTTCTCTAGGTGTATGAGGCGAGGCCTTGGCGTGAGGTCCTGGTGCGTGCAAGTGCGAGGCCCCTGTGCGCGCAGGCACGAGGCCCTGGTGCGCGCAAGGTAGGCGCGAGGCccatgtgcgcgcgggcgcgaggccctggTGCGCGCGAGGTAGGTGCGAGGCCCATGTGCGCGCAAACGCGAGGCCCATGTGCGCGCGGACGCGAGGCCCTGTTGCGCGCGTGCGCACTAGGCAAGGTCAGGTGCTTGGGGGCCGCGAGGCGCATGCTTTGGTGAGATGTGGGACACATCCCAGGTGCGAGGtgtcttcttggcgtgaggtccatggtgtgggacacctcggggcaaggctaggtgcggtgcatgaggtgttggcatgcgcaAGGTGCAGCTGGGTGCTGCTGGAGTTGTGTCCGCGAGGCCCGTCCGCGAGGCCCATCCGCGAGGCGCAGCTGGGTGATGTGCGAGAtggaggcatctcgcgaggctggggccttaactcCGAGGGGCatggataagggccatgtgtgcatgaTAGAGGCGTCTTACGaggtgatgcagcttggaggcctggaatgacctcgtGAGGCCTAGAGCCTTACGAATGTCTAACATTTTGATGGCCTGTAATAACCTTCTGCCTCCATCGCGTACTTGGCGcctttggtgccccttagctgcTTACTTcattaagggactagaaacttcttttgttgtttttttatggtggatttttggtatccacagatagagatctcatttcagtaattaatagtagtatactgaaatatcatttacaaggaactaagtgttttatggataaaatacaatgaggagtaaaacggtattttagtctcatctcattgtagaccatgtatagaggattgagtgacaattatggttgtaacaatggataattaataacatacctatatttgttatagagtgttctaagaattcaagagtgcaatttcgagtctttacttgagtcacgaggaattaataagttagtaaatttatttgttagatttatgataacttattggagcttgatttcataggcccatggtccccactgtaccttagataaaatcatctagatagtctcaattaatttatttaattatcaattagaattatcaaagttgaccaagtcaattttggatagtttcacagagttatgtaattttgagaagaaaagagaaattatgacagatttattaattaagataaattggtatctaaattaataaataattttaaatcaaggttaaacttataaataattaatttgataaataatttaaataattatttaattaattaaatcaatagaaaataatacatgccttgattttaagtccaatgggcttataatcaaatgagaaatttcacgggcctaaatcccatgataatttcgacctagggctgttaattgactattattttattgattttttaattaaattaaatggcctaattgagtctataaaatgagtgctaagtgagagaagaaGTTCAGAAGTCACAAGACgacagacactggttttctgatagtttttagattctctctaaacacaagtctttttctaagcctctttgttattttctcttcttctctctgtatcgatctcatgtgttgagaattatccactctagtctaggtgatctaaggatactttggaagattatagaagataggttcagtttcttggtaatactctgcgacagaaatgatataagggttagagaaactgaaggaatgactctattattccgctgtgtataatgtaagtattcttatcattatttctctttgaattccattttagaaacatgttctagattatctcatattaatttgtttaatattagatctacatgaaaataaataaagatcatgtataagtttcctaacaattttagcataataaatcaatttttcAGCTCGTACATTTAAAGTTGTCCTCAACGAGATTTCATGTTTTGAAAATGATGGATAATAGGCTTATTATCAATAGAATTGAATACATCATTCTCAAGATACACAGTGAGGCTATCATTCAACCATTGATCTCTCATTTTGTTGCGCATTTGATTGATCACAATGTTCATTGCAGAGAATGCTTTTTCTACTGAAGCTGTTGCAATTGGAAGCGTTAATGCCAATTTAATAAGCAAATAAATCAGTGGATATACCTTATCCTTTTTGTCTCAACTAGTTTCTTAGAAAGATCAACCATCCCTTTCAAAGCTGAAAACTTGACATGAGAatgcatatcatcaacatagttTTGAAGTTGATATTCTAGTACCTTTATATCCATTGTAGAAAAATCACATGGATAACGTTGAGCAAGACGGATTAACTGTAACGCCccggataaccaagaccgttacactatgtgtttaaaatagtgcaagacttgctaaccaagtcatttaagtaAAAATGTGAACCTAAAGTCATAAATagattaggtttaaaagattttggtcataaacaaataattttcattaaaataaatgttttgtacatggtgttatattattttataatataatgtaatattatattatattatatatatttatatattttgatcaagaaggaaatgagcttcattaatcaaccaaccaaTACAACTGTACAAGGCAATTCAATTCAACCAACCTATACTGTACAAACAGAGAAAGGAAAAAAACTAGGCACCCAATCTAATTACATTGTAATTTTTCCTATAAATCTCTGTTCCTGTAATGTTAACTTCCTATTTTTAACAATGAATAACCTGTACTGGATAATATTCATGATATCAATAGCTAGATAATCAGTTGTCCAAGTAAACCCATTAAACAAATATATGTTTCGGTTCCTCCGGAGGTAATATATAACAGCATCCAAAATCATATTGGTGATGGAAGAAATGACTCCAGGTCTTCTACTAGCAAGCCAAACCGTCCAACCAGTAAACTCAATAGGCCAAGCTCTAAACCCCATCCAAGCAAAGATTAATTCAATTACCTTCTTGGGAATATAACACTCAAAGATAAGATGAGTGTGACTCTCATTATAGAAACCACAAACAGGACATAACAGAGTTTCAAGAGGAATACAGAAGCTGAGTATGTTGTCTCGAGTAAGAAGCTGAGAGTTAACCACTTGCCAAAGTAAGAAACGATGCTTAGGGATAAATAGCCTGCACCAAACAGCTTGATGATAGCCCACTGGATGTTGGCTGAGAGTATTATTATAGAGTTTAGAGGCTTTAAAAATCCCTGTTACACCAACATTTTTCACCTCAGCTGGACTGAATTTTCCCCTCAAATGACAAagtttcctccaataccagcttgAATCAGGCTTCATCTTGTAATTCTAGAAATTGGAGCCTTTTAAGTAGATTGAGTTAATCCATTTGACCCAAAGCAAATCATGCTTCTCAGAAATCTCCCAAATATACTTAGCTAAAATAGCTCGGTTCCAATTAGAACCATCCCTGAAACCGAGACCACCATAAGCCTTAGGGAGACAAACCTTCTTCCAAGAAGCAATGTGGATCTTGCTTATATTACCAGTAATTCCCCAGAGAAAGCCACGACAAAGTTTTTCAACTTCCTTAACAACACTTTGGGGAAGCACAAATATGCTCATCCAGTAATTATGAAGCCCAAACAAAACTGAATGTATAAGCTGAATTCGACCAGCAAAAGACAAATGCCTACTAGCCCAAGTATGTAACCTCATTTTGATATTTTGGATAATAATGTCACAGTCTTCATGTTTCCACTTGGTTGCCCGCATAGGAACCCCTGGATACTTAAGAGGAAAGGTCCCTTTAGTAAGCTGAATCTTATGAGCTATAGTCTGTCTATCTGCTGCATTAACTCCCCCAAAAAAGATGTGAGATTTACTAGTATTAACATGGAGCCCTGTAGCAGCACTCAACTCCTCTAGAGCTACTTTGAGCACTCTAATAGCAGAAAGAGACCCCTTGCAAAATAAAATCAAGTCATCAGCAAAGCATAGACTAAGGAGTTTGAGACTTTTACACATAGGGTGAAATCTGAAAGTGGAATTTTGAGCTGACAATTGAAGACTCTGAGTAAGATATTCCATGATTAGAACAAACAAAAGCGGAGACATAGGATCACCTTGACACAGCCCTTTCTCTCCCTTGAAACTACCTTGAACCCTTCCATTCATAAGCAAGGAGTATGTTGTGTTTTTTAGGCAAGTCATAATCCATCCTATAAACCTCATAGGAAAACATAAAGACTTTAAAAGATCTTCAAGAAACCACCAATCAATAGTATCATAAGCTTTGCTAAGGTCTATCTTAATGGCACATCTAGGAGAGGTAGAGGTCCTCCCATAATTCTttatgagatcttggaatatcaagATGTTATGAGAAataaatctaccatgaacaaaaGCTCCTTGGTTCGGTTGAACTAGATCAGGAAGGATCATGGCCAATCGGGAACACAAAAATTTTGATATGCACTTGtatatggtagaacaacaagcAATAGGCTTGTAGTCTACAGCCCGAGAAGGATTAGCAGTTTTAGGGACCAATGAAAGAGTTGTATTATGGAGCTCAGTAGGAAAAATTCCTGTCTCAAAGAAATGTCCAACTGCTCTACATACTTCACCAATAATATCCAGCCATAATACCTTGAAAAAAGCAGAGCCAAACCCATCAGGACCCGGGGATTTGATGATGGGAATGCTAAAAACCGTATCTCAGATTTCCTTATGAGAGAAAGGTTTCAAGAGAGAGAGTTGCTGGTCAACCGAGAGTTTGGTACCCAAATCAACACATTCTAAATTTATCTTCGTAGTAGTTGAACTGGGACTACCCATAAAACTTCTAAAGTGATCCAAAAAATGAGAAACCACATCAGGAAAATTATCAATCAATCTACCTTGTTCAGTTAGGAAGGTTGCAATTCTATTCTCTTCTTTACGCTTTTTCAATCAAGCGTGAAAATAAGAGGTGTTCATATCTCCCTTCCTTAACCAAGTAATTTTGATTCTTTGAGCCAAAAAACTATGGTACATGTGCCCCTGAATAGTAAAAGCTACATCAGCAGCCTTTGCGATCTCTTGAAACCCATGGTCTTGGGGATGTTTTTGAGCTTGGAGTTGAGCTTCCTGGTAATGATTATTTGCCTCCTGATATTTCACTCCAATATCTCAATTAGTGTCCCTTTTAAACCTCTTCAATCTATGTTTCAGCCTCATGGTGTTCAAGTAAAtagccttcaaaccagtcccattAATTGGTTTCCTCCAGCTATTCAGAACCACCTCTTTGAAATCTTGATGCTCTGTCCAAAAATTATAGAACCGAAACAGTTTGACACCCATATTCTCCATGGTCGTGGTAGAAATAATACAAGAACAATGGTCAGAAACAGTTTCCCAATGAAAAACAGCTGTGGAATTAGGAAAAAAATCAAGCCATCCCTCATTAGTAAAGACATGGTCTATCTTAGAGTATATACGAGCAGGTCCATCTTGATTATTTGTCCAAGTATAAAAAGATCCAGTACTTTTAAGCGACTCCACTTGATTCCCAGCAAACCATTGAGAAGAATCCATCAGTTCCAATTTGGAAACATGTTTTCCACCACTTCTATCCTTAATAGTAAATATAGCCTTAAAATCCCCCAATATAACCCAAGACTTAGCAGGGAACATAAGCCTAGGTAAACTTTGCCATAATCTCTTCCGTTCCTCCATTGTATTGAGCCCATAAACAAAAGTAGCACTGAAAGCATGCCTCTAACCAGCCATTTTAACAACACAGTGGACATACTGATTAGTCTCCTCTATAATAATAACCCTCACAAATATCTTCCTCCAAATGATCAATATTCTGCCTTCAGTAACAGGACTAGAATAAAAATCCCAATTAGTAAATTTATGAGCCATCAATTCCATGACTTTATTCCCCCTCATTTTAGTTTCCAATAGAGCACCAACCCCCACTTTATTTCTACTACATATATCTAAAACTGAAGTCTGCTTATTAGAACCATTTAGTCCCCTCAAATTCCAACTCAAGATATTACAATTATCCATAAGAAGAGTTAGTGACAGAAATACCTTCTTTCTACCCTCCACCTACTCTTGAAGCACCTAAAATGCATTTTTCTG
It encodes the following:
- the LOC133815153 gene encoding uncharacterized protein LOC133815153 gives rise to the protein MKPDSSWYWRKLCHLRGKFSPAEVKNVGVTGIFKASKLYNNTLSQHPVGYHQAVWCRLFIPKHRFLLWQVVNSQLLTRDNILSFCIPLETLLCPVCGFYNESHTHLIFECYIPKKVIELIFAWMGFRAWPIEFTGWTVWLASRRPGVISSITNMILDAVIYYLRRNRNIYLFNGFTWTTDYLAIDIMNIIQYRLFIVKNRKLTLQEQRFIGKITM